One genomic region from Quercus robur chromosome 4, dhQueRobu3.1, whole genome shotgun sequence encodes:
- the LOC126720760 gene encoding protein NARROW LEAF 1-like: MDRTRHNMRLRCSGSTPSEESALDLERNGCSHSNMPSLSPPTLQPFASAGQHCESSAAYFSWPTSSRLNDFAEERANYFANLQKGVLPETLGRLPKGQQATTLLELMTIRAFHSKILRCYSLGTAIGFRIRRGVLTDIPAILVFVSRKVHKQWLSPIQCLPTALEGPGGVWCDVDVVEFSYFGAPEPAPKEQLYTEIVDDLRGGDPCIGSGSQVASQETYGTLGAIVRSQTGNRQVGFLTNRHVAVDLDYPNQKMFHPLPPTLGPGVYLGAVERATSFITDELWYGIFAGINPETFVRADGSFIPFADDFDMSTVTTSVKGVGEIGDVKIIDLQSPISSLIGQQVMKVGRSSGLTAGTVLAYALEYNDEKGICFLTDFLVVGENQQTFDLEGDSGSLIMFKSEKPRPIGIIWGGTANRGRLKLKVGQPPENWTSGVDLGRLLNLLELDLIISDEGLKVAVQEQRAMSATAIGSTVGDSSTLDGMLPKDKSEDKFEPLGLQIQHLPLEVECGSPTMNPSLLETEFHLEDGIKVAPSVEHQFIPSFTRQSPLHQNIIQVKAISENLSSLRNGCDEDICVSLHLGDNEAKRRRSDASTSSEEPK; this comes from the exons GGTTCAACGCCATCAGAGGAATCAGCTCTGGATCTTGAAAGAAACGGTTGCAGTCATTCTAATATGCCTTCATTAAGTCCACCAACACTCCAACCCTTTGCATCAGCTGGACAGCACTGTGAGAGCAGTGCTGCTTACTTCTCATGGCCTACTTCAAGCCGATTAAATGATTTTGCTGAAGAGAGGGCAAACTATTTTGCTAATCTGCAGAAAGGGGTGCTACCTGAAACTCTTGGCCGGTTGCCCAAAGGGCAGCAGGCGACAACATTGCTTGAACTCATGACTATAAGGGCATTTCATAGCAAGATCTTGCGTTGTTACAGTCTTGGCACAGCAATTGGATTTCGTATTCGACGGGGTGTGTTAACCGACATACCAGctattcttgtttttgtttccaGAAAAGTTCACAAGCAATGGCTCAGCCCCATCCAGTGTCTCCCTACTGCCCTAGAG GGACCTGGTGGCGTATGGTGTGATGTGGATGTTGTAGAATTCTCCTATTTTGGTGCACCTGAGCCTGCTCCAAAAGAGCAATTGTACACTGAGATTGTAGATGACTTGCGTGGTGGTGATCCATGTATTGGTTCAGGTTCCCAG GTGGCTAGCCAGGAAACATATGGAACCTTGGGTGCTATTGTGAGGAGCCAAACAGGCAATCGACAAGTTGGTTTCCTTACAAATCGTCATGTTGCAGTTGACTTGGATTACCCAAATCAGAAGATGTTTCATCCTCTGCCTCCAACACTTGGACCTGGGGTATATCTTGGTGCAGTGGAGAGAGCTACATCATTCATCACTGATGAGCTTTGGTATGGTATCTTTGCTGGAATAAACCCAG AGACATTTGTAAGAGCAGATGGCTCATTCATTCCTTTTGCTGATGATTTTGATATGTCCACCGTTACTACATCAGTGAAAGGTGTAGGAGAAATTGGTGACGTCAAAATTATAGACTTGCAGTCTCCAATCAGTAGCCTTATTGGGCAGCAGGTGATGAAGGTTGGAAGAAGTTCTGGCTTGACGGCAGGAACTGTATTGGCCTATGCTCTCGAGTACAATGATGAGAAAGGTATATGCTTCTTAACCGACTTTCTTGTTGTGGGTGAGAACCAACAGACATTTGACCTTGAAGGAGATAGTGGAAGTCTCATCATGTTCAAGAGTGAGAAGCCACGGCCAATTGGAATCATATGGGGTGGAACTGCTAACCGGGGCCGACTTAAACTAAAAGTAGGCCAACCTCCTGAAAATTGGACAAGTGGGGTCGATCTTGGGCGCCTTCTCAATCTCCTTGAACTTGATCTAATCATATCTGATGAAGGACTTAAAG TGGCAGTGCAAGAACAAAGAGCTATGTCAGCGACAGCAATCGGGTCTACTGTTGGAGACTCCTCAACTCTGGATGGAATGCTGCCAAAGGACAAATCTGAGGACAAATTCGAACCACTGGGTCTTCAAATTCAGCACCTCCCTCTAGAAGTCGAATGCGGCAGCCCAACAATGAACCCATCACTTTTGGAAACAGAGTTTCATCTGGAAGATGGGATCAAGGTGGCTCCTAGTGTTGAACATCAATTCATTCCAAGCTTCACCAGACAGTCCCCACTACATCAAAATATTATACAGGTTAAGGCCATCTCGGAGAATCTCTCTTCATTGAGGAATGGCTGTGACGAAGATATTTGTGTTTCATTACATTTGGGTGACAATGAAGCCAAGAGAAGGCGTTCAGATGCTTCAACTAGTTCAGAAGAACCTAAGTGA
- the LOC126720761 gene encoding receptor-like protein 19 isoform X1, protein MPSLKTLYLDRNQFVGEIGEFKYNSLKYLDLGYNKLHGSIPRSVSRLVNLTSLSLSSNNLSIILGSEMFSKLKNLLRLDFSNNLVSINNNFAYALPNLGELNLSSSNISEFPIFLRLTTNLQYLDLSNNKIYGRVPKWLGDVGMNSLYYVNLRDNLLQGPFPTLNFSSLHFMFFSNNKFTGEIPSFICNAISLQVLDLSHNNLSGMIPKCLVNSTALSVLDLRMNSLHGSIPAIFSKGNNFRNINLNGNQLEGSLPQSLVNCIDLEVLDLGNNKISGTFPYSLGSLQKLQILVIRSNKFQGRISNPKTKFSFPNLRIIDISNNQFNGPLPIKYFKCFKAMMYVNESVAALKYMGENYYQDSLNIMIKGQYIEMERVLNILTSIDFSNNSFTGEMPKIIGRLKSLKGLNFSHNNLIGHIPPSIGNLTNLESLDLSFNKLDGEIPSQLADLTWLEVLKLSHNQLTGHIPSGTQFNTFNNDSYTENLGLCGFPLSRTCDNHEAKQPPPSTLQQDENLEHENGFGWQAVAIGYACGTIFGMLMGYLMFKNGKPKCLVRMVKLEQHIMLRRLKKNAHKHDGRR, encoded by the coding sequence ATGCCATCTTTGAAGACTTTGTATCTTGATCGTAATCAGTTTGTTGGTGAGATTGGTGAATTCAAGTATAATTCGTTGAAGTATCTTGATTTGGGTTATAATAAGCTACATGGCTCTATACCTAGGTCAGTATCTAGACTTGTGAACCTTACTAGCCTATCTCTCTCATCAAATAACTTGAGTATTATTTTGGGGTCAGAAATGTTTTCAAAGCTCAAAAATCTCTTGAGacttgatttttcaaataactTAGTTAGCATCAACAATAATTTTGCCTATGCCCTACCCAATCTTGGGGAATTGAACTTATCTTCCTCCAACATTAGTGAATTCCCAATTTTCTTAAGACTGACAACAAATTTACAATACTTAGACCTTtccaataacaaaatttatggTCGAGTTCCAAAATGGTTGGGGGATGTGGGAATGAATTCATTATATTATGTTAATCTTCGTGACAACTTGCTTCAAGGACCATTTCCAACTCTAAATTTTTCAAGTCTGCACTTTATGTTTTTCTCCAATAACAAATTCACTGGAGAAATCCCCTCTTTTATTTGCAATGCAATTTCCCTTCAAGTTCTAGACTTGTCTCATAACAACTTAAGCGGAATGATTCCGAAGTGTTTGGTAAACTCTACTGCCCTTTCGGTGTTGGATTTGCGAATGAATAGCCTTCATGGTTCCATCCCTGCAATATTTTCCAAAGGAAATAATTTTAGGAATATTAACCTTAATGGCAATCAATTGGAAGGGTCATTGCCGCAATCTTTGGTAAATTGTATAGACTTGGAAGTTCTAGATCTTGGAAACAATAAGATAAGTGGAACCTTCCCTTATTCGTTGGGAAGTCTTCAGAAATTGCAAATTCTTGTCATAAGATCAAACAAATTTCAAGGTCGTATAAGCAATCCTAAAACCAAATTTTCTTTCCCAAATTTGAGAATCATAGACATCTCTAACAATCAGTTTAATGGTCCTTTgccaataaaatatttcaaatgttttaaaGCCATGATGTATGTGAATGAAAGTGTGGCTGCATTGAAATATATGGGAGAAAATTATTATCAAGATTCATTGAATATCATGATCAAAGGGCAATATATTGAGATGGAGAGAGTCCTGAACATCTTAACAAGcattgatttttcaaacaatagtTTCACAGGAGAGATGCCAAAGATAATTGGAAGGCTTAAATCACTCAAGGGGCTCAACTTTTCTCACAATAACCTTATAGGTCATATTCCCCCATCAATTGGAAATTTGACCAATCTTGAATCGTTAGACCTCTCTTTCAACAAGCTCGATGGGGAGATTCCTAGTCAATTGGCAGATCTAACCTGGCTTGAAGTCTTAAAGCTATCACATAACCAACTCACAGGACACATACCTTCAGGAACTCAATTCAATACATTCAACAATGATTCGTACACCGAAAATTTGGGATTGTGTGGGTTTCCATTGTCAAGAACATGCGATAACCACGAGGCAAAGCAACCACCACCATCGACCTTGCAACAAGATGAAAATTTAGAGCATGAAAATGGGTTTGGTTGGCAAGCTGTAGCCATAGGTTACGCATGTGGAACAATATTCGGAATGTTAATGGGATATCTTATGTTTAAAAATGGAAAACCAAAGTGCCTTGTGAGGATGGTCAAATTAGAGCAGCATATCATGCTCAGAAGATTGAAGAAGAATGCCCACAAACATGATGGAAGAAGATAA
- the LOC126720764 gene encoding signal recognition particle 14 kDa protein-like isoform X1, with amino-acid sequence MVLLQLDPFLNELTSMFEHSTEKGSVWVTLKRSSLKSKVQKNKMTTAGDLIEYRCLIRATDGKKTISTSVGAKDHQRFQASYATILKAHMTALKKRERKDKKKGAEGDKKEGGVKKSNRV; translated from the exons ATG gtTCTATTGCAGCTAGACCCATTTCTTAATGAACTCACCAGCATGTTTGAGCACAGCACTGAGAAGGGCTCTGTCTGGGTTACTCTTAAACGAT CATCTTTAAAGTCTAAGGTACAGAAGAATAAAATGACAACTGCTGGTGATTTGATTGAGTATAGATGCCTTATCCGTGCTACTGATGGGAAAAAGACGATTTCTACTTCG GTTGGAGCAAAGGATCATCAGCGCTTCCAAGCTTCTTACGCAACTATCCTCAAGGCTCACATGACAGCTTTgaagaagagggagagaaaggatAAGAAAAAAGGTGCAGAGGGTGATAAGAAAGAAGGGGGTGTGAAGAAGTCCAACAGGGTGTAA
- the LOC126720762 gene encoding serine/arginine-rich splicing factor SR45 isoform X1, translating into MAKPSRGGRRSPPSGSASGSSSRSRSYSGSDSRSRSSSRSRSVSRSRSLSRSRSRSRSFSSSSSPSRSASSRSPSAPPPKKSPAEVARRGRTPPSQSKRTSPPPRKASPIRESLVLHIEKLSRNVNEGHLKEIFSNYGEVVNVELAMDRAVNIPRGYGYVEFKTRVDAEKAQLFMDGAQIDGNVVQARFTLPPRQKLSPPLKAIASAPKRDVPKTDNVNADGEKDGPKRQRELSPRRKPATSPRRRSPITRRGGSPRRPPDSPPRRRPDSPVRRRLDSPYRRGDTPPRRRPTSPGRGRSSTSPRRNRSPARRMRGSPVRRRSPLPPRRRSPPRRARSPLRRSPIGRRRTPPIRRTARSRSRSASPRRGRAPVGRRGRSSSYSGSPSPRKLPRRSRSRSPRRPIKGRSSSNSSRSSSPLLPRKP; encoded by the exons ATGGCGAAACCAAGCCGAGGAGGCCGCCGGTCGCCGCCGTCAGGGTCCGCGTCGGGCTCGTCCTCTCGCTCCCGGTCCTACTCCGGCTCCGACTCTCGCTCTCGCTCCAGCTCTCGCTCGCGCTCCGTCTCTCGCTcgcgctctctctctcgctctagATCTCGCTCCAGGTCcttctcctcctcttcctctccCTCCAGAAGCGCCAGTTCTCGCAGCCCTAGCGCACCTCCTCCCAAGAAAAG TCCCGCTGAAGTAGCTAGGAGAGGTCGGACTCCACCTTCACAATCTAAAAGAACTTCTCCACCCCCAAG GAAAGCTTCTCCTATTCGAGAGTCGCTTGTTCTTCACATTGAGAAACTAAGCAGGAATGTGAATGAAGGccatttaaaagaaatattca GTAACTATGGTGAAGTTGTAAATGTGGAGTTAGCAATGGATCGCGCT GTCAATATTCCAAGAGGATATGGGTATGTGGAGTTCAAGACAAGAGTGGATGCTGAAAAAGCACAACTATTCATGGATGGT GCACAAATTGATGGGAATGTGGTTCAAGCGAGGTTCACGTTACCTCCAAGACAGAAGCTGTCACCTCCCTTAAAAGCCATTGCCAGTGCACCGAAAAGAGATGTGCCCAAAACTGATAATGTTAATGCTGATGGTGAGAAGGATGGACCAAAGCGACAAAGAGAAC TTTCTCCCCGTCGGAAGCCTGCTACCTCACCTCGAAGGAGATCACCTATTACTCGAAGGGGCGGATCTCCTAGACGACCACCAGATTCTCCTCCACGTCGTCGTCCAGATTCTCCCGTTCGTCGTAGATTGGATTCTCCTTATCGCCGTGGTGATACACCTCCGAGGAGGAGGCCAACATCTCCTGGCCGTGGTCGTTCCTCAACTTCACCAAGACGCAATAGATCCCCTGCAAG AAGGATGCGTGGCAGTCCTGTTCGCAGACGTTCTCCACTTCCTCCTAGGCGCCG TTCACCTCCAAGGCGAGCTCGTAGTCCTCTTAGAAGGTCTCCTATTGGTCGTAGGCGTACTCCTCCTATTCGTAGAACTGCTCGCTCACGATCACGATCAGCTTCTCCACGGAG AGGTCGAGCACCAGTCGGAAGACGTGGGCGGTCATCATCCTACTCTGGATCACCTAGTCCACGCAAG TTACCTCGGAGATCAAGGAGTCGTAGCCCGAGAAG GCCCATTAAAGGAAGAAGCAGTAGCAACAGCAGCCGCAGTAGTTCGCCACTGCTGCCTCGTAAACCATAG
- the LOC126720761 gene encoding receptor-like protein 9DC1 isoform X2, translating into MGRSTWKYQVFFLFCLILHSQLPFPSSLSSSFSSMPPCSALLHFSKSFSLKKSASLYVPSYPKTASWQEDKHCCSWDGVECDKNKSHVVGLDLTSSWLMGHIHSNSTLFFLPNLKRLNLADNDFNGSLIPSEFGNFKSLIYLNLSYSVFAGQIPFEISQLSSLVSLDLSKNELLLIKTPVLKRVFGNLTQLRELILYSTNLSSIRPNSLMNLSSSLTTLSLQDCDLRGKLEINILCLPNIQTLDLSFNELLLIEAPVWKRVIGNLTQLRELILDYTNLSSIRPDSLMNLSSSLTTLSLRNCDLRGKLENNILCLPSIQTLDLTGNWDLEGSLLKSNWSCSSLNFLGLSGRMFSREFLNSIDNLKSLKHLALPGCNITGSIPAWPEILTKLTYLDLSNNSFSGLLPSSLFNLPNLSTLSLGNNQFVGPLPSHMSWIVCGKWGLNPCMLFKKT; encoded by the exons ATGGGGCGTTCAACTTGGAAGTATCAAGTCTTCTTTTTGTTCTGTTTGATCTTGCATTCTCAACTTCCCTTTCCatcatctctctcttcttccttctcttcaatGCCACCATGCTCTGCTCTACTCCATTTTAGTAAgtctttttctcttaaaaaatctGCTTCTCTCTATGTTCCTTCTTATCCTAAAACAGCCAGTTGGCAGGAGGATAAGCACTGTTGCAGTTGGGATGGGGTCGAGTGtgacaaaaacaaaagccaTGTGGTTGGCCTGGACCTTACTTCCAGCTGGCTTATGGGCCACATTCATTCCAACAGTACCCTGTTTTTTCTTCCCAATCTCAAGAGGTTGAACCTCGCTGACAATGACTTCAATGGCTCCCTAATTCCTTCTGAGTTTGGCAACTTTAAGAGTTTGATTTATCTCAACCTTTCTTATTCCGTATTTGCTGGCCAAATCCCGTTTGAAATCTCTCAGTTGTCTTCACTGGTTTCACTTGATCTTTCTAAGAATGAGCTGCTATTAATCAAAACTCCAGTATTGAAAAGAGTCTTTGGTAACCTAACTCAGTTAAGGGAACTTATTCTGTATTCCACAAATCTGTCCTCAATTAGACCTAATTCTTTGATGAATCTATCCTCCTCTTTGACAACTCTTAGTCTCCAAGACTGTGACTTGCGGGGAAAACTCGAAATTAACATCCTCTGCCTTCCCAACATACAAACCCTTGATCTTTCTTTCAATGAGCTATTATTAATCGAAGCTCCAGTATGGAAAAGAGTCATTGGTAACCTAACTCAGTTAAGGGAACTTATTCTGGATTACACAAATCTGTCCTCAATTAGACCTGATTCTTTGATGAATCTATCCTCCTCTTTGACAACTCTTAGTCTCCGTAACTGTGACTTGCGGGGAAAACTCGAAAATAACATCCTCTGCCTTCCCAGTATACAAACCCTTGATCTAACGGGTAATTGGGACCTTGAAGGTTCTCTTCTAAAGTCTAATTGGAGCTGTagttccttgaatttcttaggtCTCTCTGGGAGAATGTTTTCAAGAGAATTCCTTAATTCTATTGACAATTTGAAGTCCTTGAAGCATTTGGCTCTCCCTGGTTGCAATATTACGGGGTCAATTCCAGCATGGCCTGAGATCCTTACAAAACTTACATATTTGGATCTGTCAAATAATAGTTTTAGCG GTCTGTTGCCGTCATCACTATTCAACTTGCCGAATCTCTCAACTTTAAGCCTTGGGAACAATCAATTTGTTGGTCCCCTTCCTAGTCAC ATGTCATGGATAGTATGCGGCAAATGGGGCTTGAATCCTTGTATGCTATTCAAGAAGACGTAA
- the LOC126720762 gene encoding serine/arginine-rich splicing factor SR45 isoform X2 — translation MAKPSRGGRRSPPSGSASGSSSRSRSYSGSDSRSRSSSRSRSVSRSRSLSRSRSRSRSFSSSSSPSRSASSRSPSAPPPKKSPAEVARRGRTPPSQSKRTSPPPRKASPIRESLVLHIEKLSRNVNEGHLKEIFSNYGEVVNVELAMDRAVNIPRGYGYVEFKTRVDAEKAQLFMDGAQIDGNVVQARFTLPPRQKLSPPLKAIASAPKRDVPKTDNVNADGEKDGPKRQRELSPRRKPATSPRRRSPITRRGGSPRRPPDSPPRRRPDSPVRRRLDSPYRRGDTPPRRRPTSPGRGRSSTSPRRNRSPARMRGSPVRRRSPLPPRRRSPPRRARSPLRRSPIGRRRTPPIRRTARSRSRSASPRRGRAPVGRRGRSSSYSGSPSPRKLPRRSRSRSPRRPIKGRSSSNSSRSSSPLLPRKP, via the exons ATGGCGAAACCAAGCCGAGGAGGCCGCCGGTCGCCGCCGTCAGGGTCCGCGTCGGGCTCGTCCTCTCGCTCCCGGTCCTACTCCGGCTCCGACTCTCGCTCTCGCTCCAGCTCTCGCTCGCGCTCCGTCTCTCGCTcgcgctctctctctcgctctagATCTCGCTCCAGGTCcttctcctcctcttcctctccCTCCAGAAGCGCCAGTTCTCGCAGCCCTAGCGCACCTCCTCCCAAGAAAAG TCCCGCTGAAGTAGCTAGGAGAGGTCGGACTCCACCTTCACAATCTAAAAGAACTTCTCCACCCCCAAG GAAAGCTTCTCCTATTCGAGAGTCGCTTGTTCTTCACATTGAGAAACTAAGCAGGAATGTGAATGAAGGccatttaaaagaaatattca GTAACTATGGTGAAGTTGTAAATGTGGAGTTAGCAATGGATCGCGCT GTCAATATTCCAAGAGGATATGGGTATGTGGAGTTCAAGACAAGAGTGGATGCTGAAAAAGCACAACTATTCATGGATGGT GCACAAATTGATGGGAATGTGGTTCAAGCGAGGTTCACGTTACCTCCAAGACAGAAGCTGTCACCTCCCTTAAAAGCCATTGCCAGTGCACCGAAAAGAGATGTGCCCAAAACTGATAATGTTAATGCTGATGGTGAGAAGGATGGACCAAAGCGACAAAGAGAAC TTTCTCCCCGTCGGAAGCCTGCTACCTCACCTCGAAGGAGATCACCTATTACTCGAAGGGGCGGATCTCCTAGACGACCACCAGATTCTCCTCCACGTCGTCGTCCAGATTCTCCCGTTCGTCGTAGATTGGATTCTCCTTATCGCCGTGGTGATACACCTCCGAGGAGGAGGCCAACATCTCCTGGCCGTGGTCGTTCCTCAACTTCACCAAGACGCAATAGATCCCCTGCAAG GATGCGTGGCAGTCCTGTTCGCAGACGTTCTCCACTTCCTCCTAGGCGCCG TTCACCTCCAAGGCGAGCTCGTAGTCCTCTTAGAAGGTCTCCTATTGGTCGTAGGCGTACTCCTCCTATTCGTAGAACTGCTCGCTCACGATCACGATCAGCTTCTCCACGGAG AGGTCGAGCACCAGTCGGAAGACGTGGGCGGTCATCATCCTACTCTGGATCACCTAGTCCACGCAAG TTACCTCGGAGATCAAGGAGTCGTAGCCCGAGAAG GCCCATTAAAGGAAGAAGCAGTAGCAACAGCAGCCGCAGTAGTTCGCCACTGCTGCCTCGTAAACCATAG
- the LOC126720764 gene encoding signal recognition particle 14 kDa protein-like isoform X2, translating into MVLLQLDPFLNELTSMFEHSTEKGSVWVTLKRSSLKSKVQKNKMTTAGDLIEYRCLIRATDGKKTISTSMVFLRKALRVHWGPFLCNYPQASSFSLASIIALEI; encoded by the exons ATG gtTCTATTGCAGCTAGACCCATTTCTTAATGAACTCACCAGCATGTTTGAGCACAGCACTGAGAAGGGCTCTGTCTGGGTTACTCTTAAACGAT CATCTTTAAAGTCTAAGGTACAGAAGAATAAAATGACAACTGCTGGTGATTTGATTGAGTATAGATGCCTTATCCGTGCTACTGATGGGAAAAAGACGATTTCTACTTCG ATGGTTTTTCTACGTAAAGCTTTGAGAGTCCATTGGGGTCCATTCTTATGCAACTATCCTCAAGCTTCCTCCTTCTCCCTTGCAAGTATAATTGCTTTGGAAATTTAG